From [Clostridium] symbiosum, a single genomic window includes:
- a CDS encoding HlyD family efflux transporter periplasmic adaptor subunit, with protein MAKNKKVIRYKKPLNINVGMIIFAMIFVYLSFSVYTYIRRDKIQFYEVVEGSIVNDKSHTGIILREETVRQADRTGFVNYYIREGKRAAAGARVYSLDETGQLGKFLEENQANAAPLSDENLSELKKQLSSFCLSYNDMRFGAVYDEKYSLQASVAEYMNFNALDGMDELLKEKGINYQQVYADQPGIVSYAIDSYENMTPADISETSFDRSLYKRGTGKAGDLIENGTAVYKLITSENWSVVFPLTEDDQASYAERKTLQIKPSGTDLTLRGSYSQITGSDGKPYGKLDFDKFMIQFASDRFMDFEIVSDEATGLKIPVSAVTTKEFFTVPVDYLTQGGDATMSESGFLKEVYSESGEPSIVFTPASIYNSTEEYYYVDKGDASPFTAGDYIVKPDSSERYQLGPVASLEGVYNINKGYAVFKLVTELVNNGEYYIIEKGTKYGLSVYDHIVLNASTVSEGQIIYQ; from the coding sequence ATGGCTAAAAACAAAAAAGTTATTCGCTATAAAAAACCACTGAACATAAACGTCGGCATGATCATTTTTGCCATGATATTCGTTTATCTTTCTTTCAGTGTTTACACGTATATCCGCCGGGACAAGATACAGTTCTACGAAGTGGTGGAAGGCAGCATTGTAAATGATAAGAGCCATACCGGCATTATTCTGAGGGAAGAGACAGTGAGACAGGCCGACAGGACAGGCTTTGTCAACTATTACATAAGGGAAGGCAAGAGGGCTGCCGCAGGCGCCCGCGTCTATTCCCTGGACGAGACGGGCCAGCTCGGCAAATTCCTGGAAGAGAACCAGGCGAACGCGGCTCCTCTGTCCGATGAGAATCTTTCTGAGCTAAAGAAACAGCTCAGTTCTTTTTGCCTCTCATACAACGACATGCGTTTCGGCGCCGTCTACGATGAGAAATATTCGCTTCAGGCTTCGGTGGCGGAGTATATGAATTTTAATGCCCTCGACGGCATGGACGAGCTTTTGAAGGAGAAGGGAATCAATTATCAGCAGGTCTATGCGGATCAGCCGGGAATTGTCTCCTATGCAATTGATTCCTATGAAAATATGACTCCTGCCGATATTTCAGAGACCTCTTTTGACCGTTCCCTCTATAAAAGAGGAACCGGAAAAGCGGGGGATCTGATCGAAAACGGGACGGCCGTATACAAGCTGATCACGTCGGAAAACTGGTCCGTTGTGTTTCCTCTGACCGAGGATGACCAGGCTTCGTATGCGGAACGGAAGACGCTTCAGATTAAACCGTCCGGAACCGATTTAACACTCCGCGGTTCCTACAGCCAGATAACAGGAAGCGATGGAAAGCCCTATGGAAAACTGGATTTTGACAAATTCATGATCCAGTTTGCTTCGGATCGTTTCATGGACTTTGAGATCGTGTCGGATGAAGCGACGGGACTCAAGATTCCCGTGTCGGCGGTTACAACAAAAGAATTCTTTACGGTGCCGGTGGACTACCTGACTCAGGGCGGAGACGCCACGATGTCGGAATCGGGATTTTTAAAAGAAGTATACTCCGAGTCGGGGGAACCTTCCATTGTGTTTACCCCTGCCTCCATCTATAATTCCACGGAGGAGTATTACTATGTGGATAAAGGGGACGCCAGTCCCTTCACGGCCGGTGACTACATTGTCAAGCCGGACTCCAGCGAACGCTACCAGTTAGGCCCTGTGGCCTCCCTGGAAGGCGTGTACAACATCAACAAAGGATACGCTGTCTTTAAACTGGTCACGGAACTGGTTAATAACGGCGAATACTATATTATTGAAAAAGGGACAAAATACGGTCTCTCCGTCTATGATCATATTGTGCTGAATGCGTCCACGGTATCGGAAGGCCAGATTATCTACCAGTAG
- the mgsA gene encoding methylglyoxal synthase → MNIGLIAHDSKKKLMQNFCIAYKGILSKHSLSATGTTGRLIEEVTNLNIHKYLPGHLGGDSQLGAQIEHNEIDLVIFLREPLAPKSHEPDANIVIRLCDMHNIPLATNLATAELLIKSLDRGDMEWREMYK, encoded by the coding sequence ATGAATATAGGGTTAATTGCACATGATTCAAAGAAAAAACTGATGCAGAATTTCTGCATCGCTTATAAGGGAATTCTATCCAAACATTCCCTCTCTGCTACAGGCACAACGGGCAGGCTGATTGAGGAGGTCACCAATCTGAACATCCACAAGTATCTTCCCGGACATCTCGGAGGAGATTCACAACTCGGAGCACAGATTGAGCACAATGAGATCGATCTGGTGATCTTTTTAAGAGAACCTCTGGCGCCAAAATCACATGAACCGGATGCCAATATCGTAATCCGTCTCTGTGACATGCACAATATACCTCTGGCCACCAATCTCGCCACAGCAGAGCTTCTTATCAAATCTCTGGACCGCGGTGATATGGAATGGCGTGAGATGTATAAATAG
- a CDS encoding penicillin-binding transpeptidase domain-containing protein, protein MFDDLKEFLKELIKKVVTSRLFALSAVFLIMFCVLVGRLFKLQIVEGEEYQDAYIALAEKVIKTASTRGNIYDRNGNVLAYNELAYSVTIQDIGAFRKASQYDSDWNSMLYELVTILNKHGETAQGSLELMIDHDGEVAYSTKTEAARKRFLRDLYGLKSVDELTDKDGDAPADVTAGELFDQLKKKYKLEETKDRSGALIEVPDDIALQMINIRYTMRFTAFQKYETTTIATNISDETVADILEHSSILPGVDIDESTIRVYNESLYFAPIVGYTGKVTTERLEELKQVNDDYELNDVVGRTGIESSMELELKGKKGSQTAYVDNVGRILKITDEVQPVAGNDIWLTLDLDLQKAIYNILERQLAGVLLKTIVNQEASEIVYTDSSNIKLPIKDAYFQLINNNVLSLDQFASEEASDVERQINAKYLNTRARVESDIKNELMSGNATMMRDLSEEMQAYMIYIYTYLASDEAGVVLRDSIDTTSAEYQAWKNNAISLRDYLYYGIASNWIDTTKLNITSKYSNADDVFSALVDYVFQNLEEDREFTKKIYRYLINNNVVTGKELCLALYSQNVLAYDEEEVSRLRSSGDEYAFEFLMNKIRNIEITPAQLALDPCTASCVVTNVRTGEVMALVTYPSYDSNRISDPEYFAQLNSDQSLPLRNNATQTLKAPGSTFKPITAIAGLEESAIRIDETINCTGIYEEVSNPIKCWKYPGFHGPLNIIGGIENSCNYFFSDLAHRLSLDEEGNYNPEKGLEVIRKYATMFGLDQPSGIEIFEAKPEISNTDPERSAMGQGTHNYTNVQLARYVTALANRGTVFDLSLIDKETDSQGNLVKDYTPAVHAQLEFAPSTWDAVQQGMRQVIANSSTKRIFNNLDVHIAGKTGTAQETEKRGNHAFFVSFAPYENPEIAVTVNIPNGYSSSNAAMAAKHVYRYYYKNTTLDDIMTSGALDASNERINGD, encoded by the coding sequence TTGTTTGATGACCTGAAAGAGTTTTTAAAAGAATTGATAAAAAAAGTGGTTACCTCCCGTCTCTTCGCCCTGTCCGCAGTCTTTTTAATCATGTTCTGCGTGTTGGTCGGCAGGCTGTTCAAGCTGCAGATCGTCGAGGGAGAAGAGTATCAGGATGCCTATATAGCCCTGGCAGAAAAAGTAATAAAGACAGCAAGTACAAGGGGCAATATTTACGACAGAAACGGAAATGTCCTGGCTTACAATGAGCTGGCATATTCCGTTACCATACAGGATATCGGAGCCTTCCGTAAGGCAAGCCAGTACGATTCGGACTGGAACAGCATGCTCTACGAACTGGTAACGATTCTGAACAAACACGGTGAAACCGCCCAGGGAAGCCTTGAACTTATGATAGACCACGATGGAGAAGTGGCCTATTCCACAAAGACAGAGGCAGCCAGAAAGCGGTTTTTAAGAGATCTATACGGTCTTAAAAGCGTGGACGAACTGACAGATAAGGATGGCGATGCACCCGCAGACGTCACGGCGGGAGAACTTTTTGATCAATTAAAGAAAAAGTATAAGCTGGAAGAGACGAAGGACAGAAGCGGCGCCCTGATAGAGGTCCCGGATGATATTGCCCTTCAGATGATTAACATCCGGTACACCATGCGTTTTACCGCTTTCCAGAAGTACGAGACGACCACCATCGCCACCAATATCAGCGATGAGACGGTAGCCGACATATTGGAGCACTCGTCTATCCTGCCGGGCGTCGACATCGATGAATCCACTATCCGCGTCTACAACGAGAGTCTTTATTTTGCTCCGATTGTAGGTTATACCGGAAAAGTTACAACGGAACGTCTGGAAGAACTGAAACAGGTCAACGACGATTATGAGCTCAACGATGTCGTCGGAAGGACCGGTATCGAGTCCTCCATGGAGCTGGAACTCAAGGGGAAGAAAGGTTCCCAGACTGCCTACGTGGACAATGTGGGAAGAATACTGAAGATTACGGATGAAGTCCAGCCCGTGGCCGGCAATGATATCTGGCTGACACTGGATCTCGATTTACAAAAGGCAATCTACAACATACTGGAGCGGCAGCTTGCCGGTGTGCTTCTGAAGACGATTGTCAATCAGGAAGCAAGTGAGATTGTTTACACCGACTCCTCCAATATCAAACTGCCAATTAAAGACGCCTATTTCCAGCTAATCAACAACAACGTCCTGTCCCTGGATCAGTTTGCATCCGAGGAGGCCTCCGATGTGGAGCGCCAGATCAATGCCAAGTATTTAAACACCAGGGCGAGGGTTGAGAGCGACATCAAGAATGAACTCATGTCCGGGAATGCCACAATGATGCGGGATTTATCGGAAGAGATGCAGGCGTACATGATTTACATTTACACCTATCTCGCCAGTGACGAGGCGGGTGTTGTCCTCAGGGATTCCATCGACACGACGAGCGCGGAGTACCAGGCATGGAAGAATAACGCCATCAGTTTGAGGGATTACCTCTACTACGGTATTGCCAGCAACTGGATCGATACGACAAAGCTCAATATCACCAGCAAGTATTCCAACGCCGACGATGTATTCTCCGCCCTGGTGGACTATGTGTTCCAGAACCTGGAGGAGGATCGCGAGTTCACGAAAAAGATTTACCGCTACCTCATCAACAATAATGTGGTGACGGGAAAAGAACTCTGCCTTGCCCTCTATTCCCAGAATGTGCTGGCCTATGACGAGGAGGAGGTAAGCCGCCTCCGTTCCAGCGGAGATGAATATGCCTTTGAATTCCTGATGAACAAGATACGCAATATTGAGATTACACCGGCCCAGCTGGCTCTCGATCCCTGTACGGCGAGCTGTGTCGTCACCAACGTCCGCACGGGAGAGGTTATGGCCCTTGTTACGTATCCAAGCTACGACAGCAACCGGATCTCCGATCCGGAATACTTTGCACAGCTCAATTCGGACCAGTCTCTGCCGCTTAGAAATAACGCGACCCAGACGCTGAAGGCGCCGGGTTCCACCTTTAAGCCAATCACGGCCATCGCAGGCCTGGAAGAGAGCGCCATCCGGATCGACGAGACCATCAACTGTACCGGTATTTATGAAGAGGTAAGTAATCCAATCAAATGCTGGAAGTATCCGGGATTCCACGGCCCGTTAAATATTATCGGCGGTATCGAGAATTCCTGTAACTACTTTTTCTCGGATCTGGCCCACAGGCTGTCTCTTGATGAAGAAGGAAATTACAACCCCGAAAAAGGCCTGGAGGTAATCCGGAAATATGCTACGATGTTCGGCCTGGATCAGCCTTCCGGAATTGAAATTTTCGAGGCGAAGCCTGAGATCAGTAACACCGACCCGGAGCGTTCCGCAATGGGACAGGGTACTCACAACTATACCAATGTCCAGCTCGCCCGCTATGTGACGGCGCTGGCCAACAGAGGAACTGTTTTTGATTTAAGCCTGATCGACAAGGAGACCGATTCCCAGGGCAACCTGGTGAAGGACTACACTCCGGCGGTTCACGCCCAGCTCGAATTCGCCCCTTCCACATGGGATGCGGTACAGCAGGGTATGAGGCAGGTTATCGCAAACAGCAGCACCAAACGTATCTTTAACAACCTGGATGTCCATATAGCAGGAAAGACAGGTACGGCCCAGGAGACCGAGAAAAGAGGAAACCATGCATTCTTCGTTTCCTTTGCTCCTTACGAGAATCCGGAAATCGCCGTAACCGTCAACATTCCAAACGGCTATTCGTCGTCCAACGCCGCTATGGCGGCAAAACATGTATACCGTTACTATTATAAGAATACGACACTTGATGATATTATGACCTCGGGAGCGTTAGACGCATCCAATGAGAGGATCAACGGAGACTAA
- a CDS encoding YggS family pyridoxal phosphate-dependent enzyme: protein MIKDNLNEVRENIVSACHASGRDSGDVTLIAVSKTKPVEMLREAYDAGARDFGENKVQEILQKAPLLPDDIRWHMIGHLQKNKVRQVIDKVFLIHSVDSVDLAEHIEKEAAKKNIDVDILLEVNVAEEESKYGFKMEEVMDAILIISRFSHVHIKGLMTIAPFVENSEENRDIFQKLYQLNVDIKSKNVDNVSMAVLSMGMTGDYMTAVEEGATMIRVGTGIFGARTKIGENLV, encoded by the coding sequence ATGATAAAAGATAATTTAAATGAAGTAAGAGAAAATATCGTTTCTGCCTGCCATGCATCCGGCAGAGATTCCGGGGATGTGACCCTGATTGCGGTCAGCAAGACAAAGCCGGTGGAGATGCTCCGGGAGGCCTACGACGCCGGAGCCCGCGACTTCGGTGAAAACAAGGTACAGGAGATTCTCCAGAAGGCCCCCTTACTGCCGGATGACATCCGCTGGCATATGATCGGCCATCTGCAGAAGAACAAGGTCCGCCAGGTTATCGATAAGGTATTCCTGATCCATTCCGTGGACTCCGTGGACCTGGCCGAACACATTGAAAAAGAGGCGGCTAAAAAGAACATCGACGTCGATATCCTTTTGGAGGTCAATGTCGCGGAAGAAGAGAGTAAATATGGATTCAAAATGGAAGAAGTGATGGATGCAATTCTCATTATTTCCAGGTTTTCCCATGTCCATATCAAGGGACTGATGACAATTGCACCATTTGTTGAAAATTCTGAAGAAAATCGCGATATTTTTCAAAAATTATATCAATTAAATGTTGACATAAAAAGCAAAAACGTCGATAATGTTAGTATGGCTGTGCTCTCGATGGGAATGACCGGAGATTACATGACAGCAGTGGAAGAGGGCGCAACCATGATTAGAGTCGGTACTGGGATCTTTGGTGCCAGGACAAAGATAGGAGAGAATTTAGTATGA
- a CDS encoding serine hydrolase — protein MKRIIIQFSLILAASAFTISGCGKKGGLEEAYVFEERSQAMSTHGGNELAPLFAENLCVVTGDVQDGDTSMTAEAGALFNTSDSSVIYSKNVFEKLYPASTTKIMTAILAIEEGTLTDQVTVTQDAVITEAGASLCGIKPGDVITMEDLLYGLMMPSGNDAANAIAVHMYGSIDAFAERMNARARELGATGTHFMNPSGLTDENHYTTAYDLYLMFNEAMKQPLFRQIIAADSYTANYQNGAGEAVSKTWTVGNWYQKGDRETPAGVTVLGGKTGTTQAAGYCLVMASGDSQDKEYISVVLKSDSRPSLYDNMTNIISKIVN, from the coding sequence TTGAAACGTATAATTATACAGTTTTCTCTTATACTTGCAGCATCGGCATTTACCATTTCGGGCTGCGGGAAAAAGGGCGGACTAGAAGAAGCATATGTGTTTGAAGAGCGTTCGCAGGCGATGTCTACCCATGGCGGCAACGAACTGGCACCTCTGTTTGCAGAGAACCTCTGTGTGGTCACAGGCGATGTGCAGGACGGTGACACGTCCATGACGGCGGAGGCGGGAGCCCTCTTTAATACAAGTGACAGTTCCGTTATCTACAGCAAGAATGTATTTGAAAAACTTTACCCGGCCAGCACCACCAAAATCATGACGGCCATCCTCGCGATAGAAGAGGGGACGCTCACGGATCAGGTGACTGTAACCCAGGATGCGGTTATTACCGAGGCAGGCGCTTCTCTCTGCGGAATCAAGCCGGGAGACGTCATTACCATGGAGGATCTTCTCTACGGCCTGATGATGCCGTCGGGAAACGATGCCGCCAACGCCATAGCCGTACACATGTATGGCAGTATTGATGCATTTGCAGAAAGAATGAATGCCCGGGCCAGGGAACTGGGAGCCACCGGAACCCATTTTATGAACCCCAGCGGTCTTACGGATGAGAATCATTATACGACGGCATACGATCTCTATCTGATGTTCAATGAAGCGATGAAACAGCCGCTTTTCAGACAGATAATAGCCGCCGATTCCTATACGGCCAATTACCAGAACGGCGCAGGCGAGGCTGTCTCAAAGACCTGGACCGTCGGCAACTGGTATCAGAAAGGCGATCGCGAAACACCGGCCGGAGTTACGGTTCTCGGAGGGAAAACCGGCACGACCCAGGCAGCCGGATACTGCCTCGTTATGGCTTCCGGAGACAGCCAGGATAAAGAATATATTTCCGTAGTTCTTAAATCAGACAGCCGTCCTTCACTCTATGATAATATGACAAATATAATTTCTAAAATTGTCAATTAG
- the minE gene encoding cell division topological specificity factor MinE, whose amino-acid sequence MHLVELFGRKNSGEIARQRLKLLLVSDRAGCSPELLEMIRNDFIHAVSRYMEVDTNDLTVCVIRSASDEYKGKVPALYASIPIRDLQNKGPFTA is encoded by the coding sequence ATGCATTTAGTGGAGCTGTTTGGCCGGAAGAATTCAGGCGAAATCGCAAGGCAGCGCCTAAAACTGTTGCTGGTTTCTGATCGGGCAGGCTGCTCGCCGGAACTGCTGGAGATGATAAGGAACGACTTTATACACGCCGTCTCCAGGTATATGGAAGTGGATACAAACGATCTCACCGTATGCGTCATCAGAAGTGCGTCTGATGAATACAAGGGAAAAGTACCTGCGCTGTATGCCAGCATACCGATTCGCGACTTACAGAATAAGGGGCCATTTACAGCATGA
- the minD gene encoding septum site-determining protein MinD has translation MSEVIVVTSGKGGVGKTTTSANVGTGLAMLGKRVVLIDTDIGLRNLDVVMGLENRIVYNLVDVVEGNCRMKQALIRDKRYPNLFLLPSAQTRDKSSVNPSQMVKLVEYLREDFDYILLDCPAGIEQGFKNAVAGADRALVVTTPEVSAIRDADRIIGLLEADATKRIELIINRIRMDMVHRGDMMSVDDVMDILSIPVIGTVPDDEDIVVSTNQGEPLVGMNGYAGQAYLNICKRILGESVPFMNLENSRNIWSRITCLLKRA, from the coding sequence ATGAGTGAAGTCATTGTTGTTACTTCCGGAAAAGGAGGCGTCGGCAAGACAACGACTTCCGCGAATGTCGGAACCGGCCTTGCCATGCTCGGAAAGAGAGTCGTATTAATCGATACAGATATCGGGCTCAGAAATCTGGACGTGGTCATGGGGCTGGAAAACCGGATTGTTTATAATCTGGTAGACGTAGTGGAAGGTAATTGTCGCATGAAGCAGGCGCTTATTAGAGACAAAAGATATCCTAACCTGTTTTTACTGCCGTCCGCGCAGACGAGGGACAAGTCGTCCGTCAACCCGTCGCAGATGGTAAAGTTAGTAGAGTACCTGAGAGAAGATTTTGACTACATACTATTAGATTGCCCGGCCGGCATTGAACAGGGTTTTAAGAACGCCGTAGCCGGAGCAGACAGAGCACTTGTCGTCACAACCCCGGAGGTTTCCGCCATCCGCGATGCAGACCGCATCATCGGTCTTCTTGAGGCAGACGCCACCAAACGTATTGAACTGATCATCAACAGGATACGGATGGATATGGTGCACCGCGGTGATATGATGTCGGTGGATGATGTGATGGATATCCTTTCCATCCCTGTCATCGGCACGGTACCGGATGATGAGGACATCGTCGTTTCCACCAACCAGGGCGAGCCCCTCGTGGGAATGAACGGATATGCCGGACAGGCCTATCTGAACATATGCAAAAGAATACTTGGTGAATCGGTGCCGTTTATGAATCTGGAAAACAGCCGGAATATATGGTCCAGAATAACCTGTCTGCTGAAGCGGGCATAA
- a CDS encoding FtsW/RodA/SpoVE family cell cycle protein, with amino-acid sequence MIFDYNFKNYNFRIILYMLALSTLGVLVVGSASGMDRGTVMKQIVGVVVALIVCVIVSLIDYHKYFKFSTLIYLGCVGLLVAVHLLGKNTKGATRWLKIGSIQIQPSEFVKIGLIVILSWFLAKNQERINKPSVLGTAALLCAVPLGLVYMQPNLSTTIVIAFTLVCIVYAAGLSYKWILGVMAAGIPLTALSLYLALFDLVPFLQKYQAKRILAKIFHSDSQYADLNRQQDNSIMAIGSGQLNGKGLFNNTLSSVKNGNFLSEEQTDFIFAVIGEELGFIRCVIVILIYALLVYECIFIASRAKDTAGKLICTGMASLLAFQSFANIAVATGIFPNTGLPLPFISSGISSLLSMFIGMGIVLNIGLQRKSSNH; translated from the coding sequence ATGATATTCGATTACAATTTTAAAAATTACAACTTCCGCATCATTTTATATATGCTGGCTCTCAGTACACTCGGTGTTCTGGTTGTAGGCAGCGCGAGCGGAATGGACCGGGGAACCGTAATGAAGCAGATCGTCGGAGTGGTGGTTGCGCTGATTGTGTGCGTGATCGTCTCCCTGATTGACTACCACAAGTATTTCAAATTCAGCACGCTGATTTATCTGGGCTGTGTCGGACTGCTGGTTGCGGTACACTTACTCGGGAAAAATACAAAAGGAGCGACCAGATGGCTGAAAATCGGAAGTATACAGATTCAGCCTTCTGAATTTGTTAAAATAGGCCTGATTGTGATCCTTTCCTGGTTTTTAGCGAAAAACCAGGAAAGGATCAATAAGCCGTCCGTGCTTGGAACAGCGGCGTTACTGTGCGCCGTTCCTCTGGGACTGGTCTATATGCAGCCGAACCTGTCCACCACGATTGTCATTGCTTTTACGCTTGTCTGCATTGTATATGCCGCAGGACTCAGTTATAAGTGGATTTTGGGAGTTATGGCTGCCGGAATACCGCTTACGGCGCTCAGTCTTTATCTGGCGCTGTTTGATCTGGTGCCGTTCCTGCAAAAATATCAGGCCAAACGGATACTGGCCAAAATATTTCACAGTGACAGCCAGTATGCCGACTTGAACCGTCAGCAGGATAACTCAATCATGGCCATCGGTTCAGGGCAGCTTAACGGAAAAGGATTGTTTAACAACACCTTAAGCTCCGTTAAAAACGGAAATTTCCTCTCTGAGGAACAGACAGACTTCATTTTTGCGGTAATCGGGGAGGAACTTGGTTTTATCCGCTGCGTTATCGTAATTTTGATCTATGCTCTGCTGGTCTATGAATGTATTTTCATTGCCAGCCGCGCAAAGGATACGGCAGGAAAACTGATCTGTACCGGTATGGCGTCTCTGCTTGCTTTTCAGAGTTTCGCCAATATAGCCGTTGCCACGGGAATCTTCCCGAATACGGGCTTGCCGCTGCCATTTATCAGCTCCGGCATCAGTTCGCTTCTCAGCATGTTTATCGGTATGGGCATTGTCTTAAATATCGGACTTCAAAGAAAAAGCAGCAATCATTAA
- a CDS encoding septum site-determining protein MinC, which produces MQSSVVIKGSKAGMTVILNPDVPFEQLIEDIGKKFRESSRFWGSIQMTLTLEGRTLTPAEEFQIVDAITANSQIDILCILDTDANRIARCEKALTERLMELSSQTGQFYKGSLHRGDVLESEASIVIIGDVGQGARVIAKGNVIVLGAVNGTVHAGAAGGGAVIVAFDLAPVQLRIGDFSTRAEEKGKRLGRGPMVVSAEEDGLVVRPIKKSFLNYLNFI; this is translated from the coding sequence ATGCAAAGCTCAGTAGTGATCAAAGGAAGCAAGGCCGGTATGACTGTAATACTGAATCCTGACGTCCCCTTTGAACAACTGATTGAAGACATAGGAAAAAAGTTCAGGGAGAGTTCCAGATTCTGGGGTTCGATACAGATGACGCTGACTCTGGAAGGACGTACACTTACACCTGCTGAGGAATTTCAGATTGTGGACGCCATCACGGCCAATTCACAGATTGATATTCTCTGTATTCTGGACACCGATGCCAACCGCATCGCCAGATGTGAGAAGGCCCTGACGGAGCGTCTGATGGAACTTTCATCCCAGACCGGCCAGTTTTATAAGGGCAGCCTCCACAGAGGCGATGTCCTGGAGTCGGAGGCCAGCATTGTGATTATCGGCGACGTCGGGCAGGGCGCCCGCGTTATCGCAAAGGGCAATGTCATAGTGCTCGGCGCGGTGAACGGCACCGTCCACGCAGGGGCCGCAGGCGGCGGAGCCGTGATTGTCGCCTTCGACCTGGCGCCCGTACAGCTTCGCATCGGTGATTTCAGTACCAGGGCGGAAGAGAAAGGAAAACGTCTGGGCAGAGGCCCTATGGTTGTTTCCGCAGAAGAGGACGGCCTGGTGGTCCGGCCAATTAAGAAGAGTTTTTTAAATTATTTAAATTTTATTTAA
- a CDS encoding cell division protein SepF, whose protein sequence is MSILNKLMDTMRLTEEDDDDYFIDDDYEDEKPAKKRLFNKKDDDDYDYEEEPEPKPRFLSRSSSKVVPMRRGMEVSLIKPTSMEDSREICDYLLAGKAVVLNMEGIHMEVAQRIIDFTSGATYSMNGNLQKISNYIFIATPETVELSGDFPELLADGSLNISGMNLHF, encoded by the coding sequence ATGAGTATTCTGAACAAACTAATGGATACAATGCGTTTAACAGAAGAAGACGATGACGATTACTTCATCGATGATGACTATGAAGATGAAAAACCTGCCAAAAAGCGGTTATTTAATAAAAAAGATGATGACGACTATGATTACGAAGAGGAGCCGGAGCCGAAACCCCGTTTTCTTTCGCGTTCCTCTAGCAAAGTAGTCCCTATGAGGAGGGGGATGGAAGTGTCCTTAATTAAACCTACCTCCATGGAAGATTCCAGGGAGATTTGCGATTATCTGCTGGCAGGCAAGGCAGTCGTGCTGAATATGGAGGGAATCCATATGGAAGTGGCTCAGAGAATTATTGATTTCACGTCGGGAGCCACTTATTCGATGAACGGAAACCTGCAGAAAATTTCCAATTACATATTTATTGCCACACCAGAAACTGTAGAATTATCCGGTGATTTTCCAGAACTGTTAGCCGACGGTTCCCTGAATATCTCCGGAATGAACCTTCACTTTTAA
- a CDS encoding twitching motility protein PilT, which produces MVQIIAGNKGKGKTKYLLDMANTAVKESKGSIVYLDKSAKHMYELNNKVRLINVNEYPIHSSEAFVGFLCGIICQDHDLEQMYLDSFLKLACLEGESIETTYKELESISEKYNVTFVLSISMDADMLPECARPNVVVSL; this is translated from the coding sequence ATGGTTCAGATTATTGCGGGAAATAAGGGAAAAGGAAAGACTAAGTATTTACTGGACATGGCGAATACAGCAGTAAAAGAATCCAAGGGTTCGATCGTTTATCTTGACAAAAGTGCCAAACACATGTATGAGTTGAATAACAAGGTTCGTCTTATCAATGTAAACGAATATCCGATTCACTCCAGCGAAGCGTTTGTTGGTTTTCTTTGTGGAATTATCTGCCAGGATCATGACCTGGAGCAGATGTATTTAGACAGCTTCCTCAAACTGGCCTGCCTGGAAGGTGAAAGCATTGAAACGACCTATAAAGAACTGGAATCTATCAGTGAAAAATATAACGTTACATTTGTTCTCAGTATTTCCATGGATGCAGATATGTTGCCTGAATGCGCAAGACCAAATGTAGTTGTTTCCTTATAA